From Myxococcales bacterium, the proteins below share one genomic window:
- a CDS encoding DUF177 domain-containing protein: MTTPEFSVSVSSLDAGGKSYTFPVRPAWLLGALEGCDASPTEKEGRIEVRLSMSGRDVVAHGRLEAEIQVPCARCTAPSKVSISQDFSVLFVPTESVTVRGDDEEVVASEDPDSMPYDGDTVVLDDFVRDEILLETPMFPLCSEACEGMSPPPGSGAEASASTNVDPRLLPLLRWKTPEKS, from the coding sequence ATGACCACGCCCGAGTTCTCCGTATCCGTCTCTTCCCTCGATGCCGGCGGCAAGTCGTACACCTTCCCGGTGCGACCCGCGTGGCTGCTCGGCGCCCTCGAAGGGTGCGACGCCTCCCCCACCGAGAAGGAGGGTCGCATCGAGGTCCGCCTGTCGATGAGCGGCCGTGACGTCGTGGCCCACGGGCGCCTCGAGGCCGAAATCCAGGTCCCCTGTGCGCGCTGCACCGCCCCCTCGAAGGTCTCGATTTCACAAGACTTTTCGGTCCTTTTTGTACCGACCGAGAGCGTGACCGTACGGGGCGACGACGAAGAGGTCGTGGCGAGCGAGGACCCCGACTCCATGCCCTACGACGGAGACACGGTCGTCCTCGACGATTTCGTCCGCGACGAGATCTTGCTCGAAACTCCGATGTTCCCCTTGTGTTCCGAAGCGTGCGAGGGTATGAGCCCACCTCCCGGTTCGGGCGCGGAGGCTTCCGCCTCGACCAACGTTGATCCCCGTCTTCTTCCGCTACTGCGTTGGAAGACCCCCGAAAAGTCCTGA
- the rpmF gene encoding 50S ribosomal protein L32, with protein MAVPKRRTSRSKRNMRRANHDKVVPVQLGACANCGEPSVPHRACGACGFYAGRQVKKTDKAS; from the coding sequence GTGGCCGTTCCCAAGAGGCGAACCAGCCGATCCAAGCGCAACATGCGCCGCGCCAACCACGACAAAGTGGTTCCCGTGCAGCTCGGCGCCTGCGCCAACTGCGGGGAGCCCTCGGTGCCGCACCGCGCGTGTGGCGCCTGCGGTTTCTACGCAGGTCGTCAGGTCAAGAAGACCGACAAAGCGAGCTGA